Proteins encoded by one window of Xenopus tropicalis strain Nigerian chromosome 6, UCB_Xtro_10.0, whole genome shotgun sequence:
- the terf1 gene encoding telomeric repeat-binding factor 1 (The RefSeq protein has 4 substitutions compared to this genomic sequence), translating to MEEGTDGPPFDDTAAVATNWMCDFMFASICFYFREDRTEEFQRSANVLEWLLEGSRKIDAHRKTIPIAQFLMRVSEGKNLDSQFDTDESLTPLETALMTFNQIEEEENLKNLHEEIELVLKVQAVVICMEKGKFKLSSEILDRLFQESGSNTYVRMKLAMLIEKKDPYHEFLQNFTYAQMMKKIKTYITLKMKARPPVFLLEAAAKVVEAVAKGELEIQTKEREDCETNESLENKEENSSGECEEKDVQSCSNIDHLENREEISSSEYEEVAEQQKACNRDINQNELTNTSNIQETTEKCTKRHQRRLFFIAQRTPWNPEKPCTSKRLLSNINIGKRNRENQENISDDRTEKPLSFSAPKRKQHWTWEEDELLKKGVRKFGVGNWSKIFIHYDFRNRTGVMLKDRWRTMKKLKIVESDTEP from the exons ATGGAAGAAGGGACGGACGGACCCCCGTTTGATGATACGGCCGCTGTCGCTACGAACTGGATGTGCGACTTTATGTTCGCCAGCATTTGTTTCTATTTCAGAGAAGATCGCACGGAGGAATTCCAGAGGAGCGCCAATGTTCTAGAAT GGCTGCTAGAGGGTTCTCGGAAAATAGACGCACACAGGAAGACAATACCTATTGCACAGTTCCTTATGCGAGTGTCCGAGGGGAAAAACCTGG ATTCCCAGTTTGACACAGATGAGAGTCTGACACCTTTAGAAACCGCTTTAATGACTTTTAATCAAATTGAAGAAGAAGAGGATCTGAAGAATCTCCATGAAGAAATTGAGCTGGTTTTAAAAGTGCAG GCAGTTGTCATATGCATGGAAAAAGGAAAATTCAAACTGTCATCAGAAATCCTCGACAGACTCTTTCAAGAATCTGGGTCAAACACG TATGTGAGAATGAAGTTAGCAATGCTGATAGAGAAGAAAGATCCATATCACGAGTTTCTGCAGAATTTCACTTATGCTCAAAtgatgaagaaaataaaaacttACATCACCCTGAAGATGAAGGCAAGGCCACCAGTTTTTCTTTTGGAG GCAGCAGCCAAGGTGGTAGAAGCTGTGGCAAAGGGAGAGCTGGAGATTCAGACAAAAGAAAGGGAAGATTGTGAGACAAATGAAAG TTtggaaaataaagaagaaaattcTTCAGGTGAATGTGAAGAAAAAGATGTGCAATCGTGCAGCAACATTGACCA TCTGGAAAACAGAGAGGAGATTTCATCAAGTGAATATGAAGAGGTGGCTGAGCAGCAGAAAGCGTGTAACAGAGACATTAACCA GAATGAACTAACAAATACTAGTAACATACaggaaacaacagaaaaatgcaCAAAGAG GCACCAGAGACGGCTGTTCTCTATAGCACAGCGCACACCTTGGAATCCTGAAAaaccctgcactagtaaaaggtTACTGAGCAATATAAACATAG gaaAGAGAAATAGGGAGAATCAAGAAAATATCAGTGATGATAGGACAGAAAAGCCCTTAAGTTCTAGTGCTCCTAAAAGGAAACAG CACTGGACGTGGGAAGAAGATGAACTGTTGAAGAAAGGAGTAAGAAAATTCGGAGTGGGAAACTGGAGCAAAATTCTCATTCATTATGACTTTAGGAACAGAACAGGAGTCATGCTGAAAGACAGATGGAGGACCATGAAGAAATTAAAGATTGTTGAAAGTGATACTGAGCCCTGA